A single genomic interval of Trichosurus vulpecula isolate mTriVul1 chromosome 6, mTriVul1.pri, whole genome shotgun sequence harbors:
- the POU4F2 gene encoding POU domain, class 4, transcription factor 2 — MMMMSLNSKQAFSMPHGGSLHVEPKYSALHSASPCTSSSAAPSSSSPSNTSSGGGGGGSGGRSSSSGSSGGGGGGGSGGGGGSEAMRRACLPTPPSNIFGGLDESLLARAEALAAVDIVSQTKSHHHHAPHHSPFKPDATYHTMNTIPCTSSASSSSVPISHPSALSGTHHHHHHHHHHHHQPHQALEGELLDHITPGLALGAMTGPDGSVVSTPAHAPHMATMNPMHQAALSMAHAHGLPSHMGCMSDVDADPRDLEAFAERFKQRRIKLGVTQADVGSALANLKIPGVGSLSQSTICRFESLTLSHNNMIALKPILQAWLEEAEKSHREKLTKPELFNGAEKKRKRTSIAAPEKRSLEAYFAIQPRPSSEKIAAIAEKLDLKKNVVRVWFCNQRQKQKRMKYSAGI, encoded by the exons atgatgatgatgtctcTGAACAGCAAGCAGGCTTTCAGCATGCCTCACGGCGGCAGCCTGCATGTTGAGCCCAAATATTCAGCTCTGCACTCCGCTTCTCCCTGTACCTCTTCCTCCGCGGCGCCCTCGTCCAGCTCTCCCAGCAATACCAGTAGCGGGGGCGGCGGTGGAGGCAGCGGCGGCCGGAgtagcagcagcggcagcagcggcggaggcggcggcggcggcagcggggGCGGAGGAGGTTCCGAGGCGATGAGGCGAGCGTGTCTTCCCACCCCACCG AGCAACATCTTCGGTGGTCTGGATGAGAGCTTGCTGGCCCGCGCGGAAGCTCTGGCGGCCGTGGATATCGTTTCGCAGACCAAAAGCCACCATCACCACGCGCCCCATCACAGCCCCTTCAAGCCAGACGCCACTTACCACACCATGAACACCATCCCATGCACCTCCTCCGCGTCGTCGTCTTCCGTGCCGATCTCGCACCCTTCTGCCCTGTCCggcacccaccaccaccaccaccatcaccaccaccatcaccaccaaccgCATCAAGCGCTGGAGGGAGAGCTTTTGGATCACATCACGCCGGGGCTGGCTCTGGGGGCCATGACGGGACCCGACGGATCAGTGGTGTCCACGCCGGCCCACGCCCCACACATGGCCACCATGAATCCTATGCACCAGGCGGCTCTCAGCATGGCCCACGCACACGGGCTTCCTTCGCACATGGGCTGCATGAGCGACGTGGACGCAGACCCGCGGGACTTGGAAGCGTTCGCCGAGCGCTTCAAGCAGCGACGCATCAAGCTGGGGGTGACCCAAGCGGACGTGGGCTCTGCGCTGGCCAACCTCAAGATCCCCGGAGTGGGCTCGCTGAGCCAGAGCACCATCTGTAGGTTTGAGTCCCTCACCCTATCCCACAACAACATGATCGCTCTCAAGCCCATCCTCCAGGCTTGGCTGGAAGAGGCAGAGAAGTCCCATCGAGAAAAGCTCACCAAACCCGAGCTATTCAATGGGGCTGAGAAGAAGAGGAAGCGCACGTCCATAGCTGCTCCTGAGAAGCGTTCCCTCGAAGCCTATTTCGCCATTCAGCCTCGCCCTTCCTCTGAGAAAATTGCCGCCATTGCAGAGAAACTCGACCTTAAGAAAAATGTGGTGCGGGTCTGGTTCTGCAACCAGAGGCAGAAACAAAAAAGGATGAAATATTCGGCTGGGATTTGA